One window of the Oncorhynchus clarkii lewisi isolate Uvic-CL-2024 chromosome 19, UVic_Ocla_1.0, whole genome shotgun sequence genome contains the following:
- the LOC139375017 gene encoding calmin-like isoform X2, translating into MAGHEWEYKDWFEREEFIGQISDIRVQNLQVEREVVQKRTFTRWMNLHLEKCTPPMEVNDLFRDIQDGRILMALLEELSGCKLLHGWKQSSHRIFRLNNIAKVLTFLEERNVKLVSIDAADVADGNSSIVLGLIWNIILFFQIKELTGNIKSQFPSSSSLSSLPTSSDSDTSHSSTPSDERPRSIAMRDHGKAIKTLLQWVQRRTRKYGVAVQDFGKSWTSGLAFLAVIKSIDPSLVDMRRALLRTARENLEDAFRTAHYSLGIPRLLEPEDVTINPPDEQSIMTYVSQFLEHFPGMEEPQENVSDVIQRSVSSGRLSCRVNDSSHDLRNGVHRSRDRERPFVVRRDLVQHPPKILISSVSEELKSPTSPLVVERSPVNESPTVGTTPSPVLTVSTSSSPQPSFVNSVIGYVSCDSPISDSVIGSPDSCWERLPSEAVTPDRSVESRSDGSLCDSGVSWDIPPSTPHGVTPDLEDPLPSVMGPKAGKPQDEEQEVMPELFIDEGNYSFSSVESTQYRANTQLEEDWEGREKKEKEDEEEAYSYILELSEDKAAEQKPDQREGKNITERTESDSEGIDTNTRQSNGVNKEQGRPSLEFSDKPQQTDSDQKRESVCEGESVCVGESVCEGEIGGAVCSPQHKDTSHSQQETPDLHEKPNQQDGFLERTDRASECAKKETVEPSTDSRKAGNPEEGLAMELSDKAEGQAEERHKQVTEESETQKKIKDVLNGHIELQENTTTQADEVTEQSQPYMEMDQTRTIQGGSSEPEEESHTGQKDPESLSCTDNRQSSTLPAEDREDRTQSPEREAEVGDEDPDLCEPPGGGLVEKSETAPCGGDANVNVVVPEKKRGAENGHDRVDATGSGATDNRETVVEVPHQGTPVSIIPLDMVYYPHYDVPISHVTEAFVEPNPALVLTRPVPRAPPSDTHTKNQSLSLSPGQERDIEKDAEDHTEGSHSETEASTVEETGDKMSDIEKSETKSVNVAYTDSERSSAMEKPESEPMDLFQADMSGALDQTMTLSETLEPMDLFYPDTDDCGPVEEPENDMETSPWSSSFSKSVETWPSTFSVAALQPAPSSEPEPETHTDSHTHSQGETHTETHAHSSPDSHIKSQLDQEALREESTMQKYDKEVEVKGGSRLSGPQEWCSMLGEQTEGDGGVVETEMETHRRAAESSDLTRTDEEKSDSAARENNETMRFSQALSIWMGSVPAQLFSGLSRVRALAWPLKDIERLFPKPLLHCLGCVLRVIVLLEGEPSPQSEVLRALQQVFIKDLSVLCSVNFSLDPY; encoded by the exons TTGAAAGAGAGGTCGTTCAGAAGAGGACGTTCACACGATGGATGAATCTGCATTTAGAAAAG tGCACTCCTCCGATGGAGGTAAACGACCTGTTCAGAGATATCCAGGATGGACGAATACTCATGGCCTTGCTGGAGGAGCTGTCCGGATGCAAGCTG CTTCATGGGTGGAAACAGTCCTCACATCGTATCTTCAGACTGAACAACATCGCAAAGGTCCTCACCTTCCTAGAGGAAAGAAAT GTGAAGCTGGTCAGTATTGACGCTGCAGATGTCGCCGATGGCAACTCTTCCATCGTTCTCGGACTCATCTGGAATATTATCCTGTTTTTCCAG ATCAAGGAGCTGACAGGGAACATTAAGAGCCAGTTCCCCTCGTCCTCcagcctctcttctctccccaccagcTCCGACTCCGACACCTCCCACTCCAGCACGCCCTCCGATGAGAGGCCACGCTCCATCGCCATGAGGGATCATGGGAAAGCCATCAAGACGCTCCTGCAGTGGGTCCAGAGACGCACCAGGAA GTATGGTGTGGCGGTGCAGGACTTTGGGAAGAGCTGGACCAGTGGGCTGGCCTTCCTGGCCGTCATTAAGTCTATTGACCCCAGCCTGGTGGACATGAGGAGAGCTCTGCTGAGGACAGCCAGGGAGAACCTAGAGGATGCCTTCAGGACAGCCCACTATAGCCTGGGTATACCCAGACTACTGGAACCAGAGG ACGTGACCATTAACCCTCCAGATGAGCAGTCCATCATGACCTACGTGTCCCAGTTCCTGGAGCACTTCCCCGGGATGGAAGAG ccccaggAGAATGTATCTGATGTGATACAGAGGAGTGTGTCGTCAGGTAGACTCAGCTGTCGTGTCAACGACTCCTCCCACGACCTGAGGAATGGCGTTCACCGGAGTCGGGACCGAGAGAGGCCCTTTGTGGTCCGGAGAGACTTAGTCCAGCACCCGCCCAAAATCTTAATCTCCTCTGTCTCCGAGGAGCTCAAGTCCCCCACATCACCGCTCGTGGTGGAGCGCTCCCCGGTCAACGAAAGCCCGACGGTAGGGACCACACCCAGCCCTGTCCTCACCGTCTCCACTTCCAGCTCTCCGCAGCCTTCATTTGTCAACTCCGTCATCGGCTATGTGTCCTGTGACTCCCCGATCAGTGACTCTGTGATCGGTTCGCCAGACTCCTGTTGGGAGCGCCTGCCGAGCGAGGCAGTGACGCCAGACAGGTCTGTGGAGAGCCGTAGCGATGGGTCACTATGTGACAGCGGGGTGTCCTGGgacatccctccctccacaccccaTGGGGTCACACCTGATCTGGAGGATCCATTGCCGTCGGTTATGGGGCCAAAGGCAGGAAAGCCTCAGGATGAGGAACAGGAAGTGATGCCGGAGCTGTTTATCGACGAGGGGAACTACTCTTTTAGCTCAGTGGAGAGCACACAGTACAGGGCCAATACACAACTAGAAGAGGATtgggagggaagggagaagaaagagaaggaagaCGAGGAGGAGGCGTATAGCTACATTCTGGAACTGAGTGAGGACAAGGCAGCCGAGCAGAAGCCTGATCAAAGAGAAGGAAAGAacataacagagagaacagaaagtGACTCAGAAGGAATAGACACAAATACACGTCAGAGTAATGGCGTCAACAAGGAGCAGGGGCGGCCATCTTTAGAGTTCTCTGACAAGCCTCAGCAGACTGACTCTGACCAGaaaagggagagtgtgtgtgagggtgagagtgtgtgtgtgggtgagagtgtgtgtgagggtgagaTAGGTGGAGCTGTGTGTTCTCCTCAACACAAGGATACCAGCCATTCACAGCAGGAGACCCCTGACCTGCATGAAAAGCCAAATCAGCAGGACGGTTtcctggagaggacagacagagcatCAGAATGTGCCAAGAAGGAAACAGTGGAACCATCTACAGATTCCAGAAAGGCTGGAAACCCAGAGGAGGGGTTAGCTATGGAACTTTCTGATAAAGCAGAGGGTCAAGCAGAGGAAAGGCACAAGCAGGTCACAGAAGAGTCAGAAACACAAAAGAAGATAAAGGACGTTCTGAACGGCCACATAGAGTTACAGGAGAACACTACGACTCAGGCGGATGAGGTCACAGAGCAGTCACAACCGTATATGGAGATGGACCAGACTCGGACTATCCAGGGGGGATCCTCAGAACCAGAAGAGGAGAGCCATACTGGGCAAAAGGACCCGGAATCTCTGTCTTGCACAGACAATCGGCAGAGCTCCACACTCCcagcagaggacagagaggataggacccagagcccagagagagaggcagaggttgGGGATGAAGACCCAGACCTGTGTGAGCCCCCTGGAGGTGGCTTGGTTGAAAAGAGCGAGACAGCCCCTTGTGGTGGAGATGCTAATGTGAATGTTGTAGTTcctgagaagaagagaggggcagAAAATGGCCATGACAGGGTGGATGCTACTGGGTCTGGAGCAACAGACAACAGAGAGACAGTAGTGGAGGTCCCCCATCAGGGCACACCAGTGTCCATTATCCCCTTGGACATGGTGTACTACCCCCACTATGATGTCCCCATCTCCCATGTCACTGAGGCCTTCGTGGAGCCTAACCCTGCACTGGTCCTCACTAGGCCGGTTCCTCGTGCTCctccctcagacacacacaccaagaatCAGTCTTTATCCCTATCGCCTGGtcaagagagagacatagaaaaggATGCAGAGGATCATACTGAGGGCAGTCATAGTGAGACAGAGGCCTCTACTGTTGAAGAGACAGGGGACAAAATGTCAGACATAGAAAAGAGTGAAACCAAGAGTGTCAATGTGGCCTATACAGACAGTGAGAGGAGCAGTGCAATGGAGAAGCCTGAAAGTGAACCAATGGACTTGTTCCAAGCTGACATGAGTGGGGCCCTTGATCAGACAATGACATTGAGTGAGACTCTGGAACCCATGGACCTGTTCTACCCGGATACAGATGACTGTGGTCCTGTAGAGGAACCAGAGAATGACATGGAGACCTCGCCGTGGTCCTCTTCCTTCAGCAAGTCAGTAGAGACCTGGCCCTCAACCTTTAGTGTTGCAGCTCTACAACCAGCACCGtcctcagaaccagaaccagagacacacacagactctcacaCACATAGCCAGGGAGAGACTCATacagagacacacgcacacagcagtCCAGACTCACACATAAAAAGCCAACTGGATCAAGAAGCTCTCAGAGAGGAGTCAACAATGCAGAAGTATGATAAG GAGGTTGAAGTGAAAGGGGGCTCCAGGCTATCGGGCCCACAGGAATGGTGCTCCATGCTGGGTGAGCAGACggagggagatgggggtgtggtggagacagagatggagacccACCGTAGAGCTGCTGAGAGCAGTGATCTCACCAGGACTGATGAGGAGAAGTCTGACTCTGCTGCCAGAGAAAACAATGAGACCATGAG
- the LOC139375017 gene encoding calmin-like isoform X1: MAGHEWEYKDWFEREEFIGQISDIRVQNLQVEREVVQKRTFTRWMNLHLEKCTPPMEVNDLFRDIQDGRILMALLEELSGCKLLHGWKQSSHRIFRLNNIAKVLTFLEERNVKLVSIDAADVADGNSSIVLGLIWNIILFFQIKELTGNIKSQFPSSSSLSSLPTSSDSDTSHSSTPSDERPRSIAMRDHGKAIKTLLQWVQRRTRKYGVAVQDFGKSWTSGLAFLAVIKSIDPSLVDMRRALLRTARENLEDAFRTAHYSLGIPRLLEPEDVTINPPDEQSIMTYVSQFLEHFPGMEEPQENVSDVIQRSVSSGRLSCRVNDSSHDLRNGVHRSRDRERPFVVRRDLVQHPPKILISSVSEELKSPTSPLVVERSPVNESPTVGTTPSPVLTVSTSSSPQPSFVNSVIGYVSCDSPISDSVIGSPDSCWERLPSEAVTPDRSVESRSDGSLCDSGVSWDIPPSTPHGVTPDLEDPLPSVMGPKAGKPQDEEQEVMPELFIDEGNYSFSSVESTQYRANTQLEEDWEGREKKEKEDEEEAYSYILELSEDKAAEQKPDQREGKNITERTESDSEGIDTNTRQSNGVNKEQGRPSLEFSDKPQQTDSDQKRESVCEGESVCVGESVCEGEIGGAVCSPQHKDTSHSQQETPDLHEKPNQQDGFLERTDRASECAKKETVEPSTDSRKAGNPEEGLAMELSDKAEGQAEERHKQVTEESETQKKIKDVLNGHIELQENTTTQADEVTEQSQPYMEMDQTRTIQGGSSEPEEESHTGQKDPESLSCTDNRQSSTLPAEDREDRTQSPEREAEVGDEDPDLCEPPGGGLVEKSETAPCGGDANVNVVVPEKKRGAENGHDRVDATGSGATDNRETVVEVPHQGTPVSIIPLDMVYYPHYDVPISHVTEAFVEPNPALVLTRPVPRAPPSDTHTKNQSLSLSPGQERDIEKDAEDHTEGSHSETEASTVEETGDKMSDIEKSETKSVNVAYTDSERSSAMEKPESEPMDLFQADMSGALDQTMTLSETLEPMDLFYPDTDDCGPVEEPENDMETSPWSSSFSKSVETWPSTFSVAALQPAPSSEPEPETHTDSHTHSQGETHTETHAHSSPDSHIKSQLDQEALREESTMQKYDKEVEVKGGSRLSGPQEWCSMLGEQTEGDGGVVETEMETHRRAAESSDLTRTDEEKSDSAARENNETMRREADSDGTTDEQCSMCSTPLHQRKVAGSNEKDNQKNGASSRTHSTKSDTSWREMRTPTSLTEYYILLLLWLLLYCLLVLPQIDYRNLPSLLLNLEK; the protein is encoded by the exons TTGAAAGAGAGGTCGTTCAGAAGAGGACGTTCACACGATGGATGAATCTGCATTTAGAAAAG tGCACTCCTCCGATGGAGGTAAACGACCTGTTCAGAGATATCCAGGATGGACGAATACTCATGGCCTTGCTGGAGGAGCTGTCCGGATGCAAGCTG CTTCATGGGTGGAAACAGTCCTCACATCGTATCTTCAGACTGAACAACATCGCAAAGGTCCTCACCTTCCTAGAGGAAAGAAAT GTGAAGCTGGTCAGTATTGACGCTGCAGATGTCGCCGATGGCAACTCTTCCATCGTTCTCGGACTCATCTGGAATATTATCCTGTTTTTCCAG ATCAAGGAGCTGACAGGGAACATTAAGAGCCAGTTCCCCTCGTCCTCcagcctctcttctctccccaccagcTCCGACTCCGACACCTCCCACTCCAGCACGCCCTCCGATGAGAGGCCACGCTCCATCGCCATGAGGGATCATGGGAAAGCCATCAAGACGCTCCTGCAGTGGGTCCAGAGACGCACCAGGAA GTATGGTGTGGCGGTGCAGGACTTTGGGAAGAGCTGGACCAGTGGGCTGGCCTTCCTGGCCGTCATTAAGTCTATTGACCCCAGCCTGGTGGACATGAGGAGAGCTCTGCTGAGGACAGCCAGGGAGAACCTAGAGGATGCCTTCAGGACAGCCCACTATAGCCTGGGTATACCCAGACTACTGGAACCAGAGG ACGTGACCATTAACCCTCCAGATGAGCAGTCCATCATGACCTACGTGTCCCAGTTCCTGGAGCACTTCCCCGGGATGGAAGAG ccccaggAGAATGTATCTGATGTGATACAGAGGAGTGTGTCGTCAGGTAGACTCAGCTGTCGTGTCAACGACTCCTCCCACGACCTGAGGAATGGCGTTCACCGGAGTCGGGACCGAGAGAGGCCCTTTGTGGTCCGGAGAGACTTAGTCCAGCACCCGCCCAAAATCTTAATCTCCTCTGTCTCCGAGGAGCTCAAGTCCCCCACATCACCGCTCGTGGTGGAGCGCTCCCCGGTCAACGAAAGCCCGACGGTAGGGACCACACCCAGCCCTGTCCTCACCGTCTCCACTTCCAGCTCTCCGCAGCCTTCATTTGTCAACTCCGTCATCGGCTATGTGTCCTGTGACTCCCCGATCAGTGACTCTGTGATCGGTTCGCCAGACTCCTGTTGGGAGCGCCTGCCGAGCGAGGCAGTGACGCCAGACAGGTCTGTGGAGAGCCGTAGCGATGGGTCACTATGTGACAGCGGGGTGTCCTGGgacatccctccctccacaccccaTGGGGTCACACCTGATCTGGAGGATCCATTGCCGTCGGTTATGGGGCCAAAGGCAGGAAAGCCTCAGGATGAGGAACAGGAAGTGATGCCGGAGCTGTTTATCGACGAGGGGAACTACTCTTTTAGCTCAGTGGAGAGCACACAGTACAGGGCCAATACACAACTAGAAGAGGATtgggagggaagggagaagaaagagaaggaagaCGAGGAGGAGGCGTATAGCTACATTCTGGAACTGAGTGAGGACAAGGCAGCCGAGCAGAAGCCTGATCAAAGAGAAGGAAAGAacataacagagagaacagaaagtGACTCAGAAGGAATAGACACAAATACACGTCAGAGTAATGGCGTCAACAAGGAGCAGGGGCGGCCATCTTTAGAGTTCTCTGACAAGCCTCAGCAGACTGACTCTGACCAGaaaagggagagtgtgtgtgagggtgagagtgtgtgtgtgggtgagagtgtgtgtgagggtgagaTAGGTGGAGCTGTGTGTTCTCCTCAACACAAGGATACCAGCCATTCACAGCAGGAGACCCCTGACCTGCATGAAAAGCCAAATCAGCAGGACGGTTtcctggagaggacagacagagcatCAGAATGTGCCAAGAAGGAAACAGTGGAACCATCTACAGATTCCAGAAAGGCTGGAAACCCAGAGGAGGGGTTAGCTATGGAACTTTCTGATAAAGCAGAGGGTCAAGCAGAGGAAAGGCACAAGCAGGTCACAGAAGAGTCAGAAACACAAAAGAAGATAAAGGACGTTCTGAACGGCCACATAGAGTTACAGGAGAACACTACGACTCAGGCGGATGAGGTCACAGAGCAGTCACAACCGTATATGGAGATGGACCAGACTCGGACTATCCAGGGGGGATCCTCAGAACCAGAAGAGGAGAGCCATACTGGGCAAAAGGACCCGGAATCTCTGTCTTGCACAGACAATCGGCAGAGCTCCACACTCCcagcagaggacagagaggataggacccagagcccagagagagaggcagaggttgGGGATGAAGACCCAGACCTGTGTGAGCCCCCTGGAGGTGGCTTGGTTGAAAAGAGCGAGACAGCCCCTTGTGGTGGAGATGCTAATGTGAATGTTGTAGTTcctgagaagaagagaggggcagAAAATGGCCATGACAGGGTGGATGCTACTGGGTCTGGAGCAACAGACAACAGAGAGACAGTAGTGGAGGTCCCCCATCAGGGCACACCAGTGTCCATTATCCCCTTGGACATGGTGTACTACCCCCACTATGATGTCCCCATCTCCCATGTCACTGAGGCCTTCGTGGAGCCTAACCCTGCACTGGTCCTCACTAGGCCGGTTCCTCGTGCTCctccctcagacacacacaccaagaatCAGTCTTTATCCCTATCGCCTGGtcaagagagagacatagaaaaggATGCAGAGGATCATACTGAGGGCAGTCATAGTGAGACAGAGGCCTCTACTGTTGAAGAGACAGGGGACAAAATGTCAGACATAGAAAAGAGTGAAACCAAGAGTGTCAATGTGGCCTATACAGACAGTGAGAGGAGCAGTGCAATGGAGAAGCCTGAAAGTGAACCAATGGACTTGTTCCAAGCTGACATGAGTGGGGCCCTTGATCAGACAATGACATTGAGTGAGACTCTGGAACCCATGGACCTGTTCTACCCGGATACAGATGACTGTGGTCCTGTAGAGGAACCAGAGAATGACATGGAGACCTCGCCGTGGTCCTCTTCCTTCAGCAAGTCAGTAGAGACCTGGCCCTCAACCTTTAGTGTTGCAGCTCTACAACCAGCACCGtcctcagaaccagaaccagagacacacacagactctcacaCACATAGCCAGGGAGAGACTCATacagagacacacgcacacagcagtCCAGACTCACACATAAAAAGCCAACTGGATCAAGAAGCTCTCAGAGAGGAGTCAACAATGCAGAAGTATGATAAG GAGGTTGAAGTGAAAGGGGGCTCCAGGCTATCGGGCCCACAGGAATGGTGCTCCATGCTGGGTGAGCAGACggagggagatgggggtgtggtggagacagagatggagacccACCGTAGAGCTGCTGAGAGCAGTGATCTCACCAGGACTGATGAGGAGAAGTCTGACTCTGCTGCCAGAGAAAACAATGAGACCATGAG